The following coding sequences are from one Aethina tumida isolate Nest 87 chromosome 2, icAetTumi1.1, whole genome shotgun sequence window:
- the LOC109601990 gene encoding uncharacterized protein LOC109601990, which translates to MFSYCLALAAVIFVCHGATSITECPRGNLPVEVQIDNCTEPPCYVNCNGDIHMTMKFTTPLYLETVTPYVYVFNSVMDVNFTLTTNETNGCNGVLNTFCPLMPQEYIEYKYTAHLLSFPLIPLTLSFNILSGEEVAVCFNANIVPVVMFG; encoded by the exons ATGTTTTCTTACTGTCTGGCTCTTGCCGctgtaatttttgtttgccACGGCGCAACATCCATCACCGAAT GTCCAAGAGGTAATTTGCCTGTTGAAGTACAAATTGACAACTGCACAGAACCACCATGTTACGTCAATTGCAATGGGGACATACATATGACAATGAAGTTTACAACTC CTTTGTATTTGGAAACGGTAACACCTTACGTGTACGTGTTTAATTCGGTAATGGACGTTAATTTCACATTAACAACAAACGAGACGAATGGATGCAACGGAGTTTTGAACACGTTTTGTCCACTGATGCCTCAAGAGTACATCGAGTACAAATACACGGCTCATCTTCTGTCTTTTCCATTG ATACCTCTCACGTTatcctttaatattttatccgGGGAAGAAGTTGCAGTTTGCTTTAATGCCAATATCGTACCTGTCGTGATGTTTGGGTAA
- the LOC109601991 gene encoding uncharacterized protein LOC109601991 encodes MKSLAGVLALAIVISQSHAKNDKQTPVTKCPEGVLPDLVYVGNVGDEPCTESPCPINPSKAIELKMNFTAPYLMEDPYMQVYVSLIHMDYPFINHDACSMITNTVCPPVANEDIEFHFQMSLPSRLPSVSVDLQFYLQPDQKSNTKAVCFGITVMIVN; translated from the exons ATGAAATCTCTCGCAGGAGTCCTTGCACTTGCAATTGTCATCAGCCAATCACATGCAAAAAACGACAAACAGACCCCGGTCACTAAAT gtcCTGAGGGAGTACTCCCCGATCTGGTGTACGTAGGCAACGTCGGAGACGAACCCTGTACAGAATCACCATGCCCGATCAATCCATCTAAGGCAATCGAacttaaaatgaatttcaCGGCTC CCTATCTCATGGAAGACCCGTACATGCAAGTTTACGTTTCACTCATACACATGGACTATCCTTTTATTAACCACGATGCCTGTTCGATGATAACGAATACTGTATGCCCTCCAGTTGCAAACGAAGACATAGAGTTTCATTTTCAGATGTCCCTTCCTTCACGTTTGCCTTCT GTCAGTGTTGACCTGCAGTTTTACCTTCAACCAGATCAGAAGAGTAACACGAAGGCTGTCTGTTTTGGAATAACTGTGATGATTGTTAATTAA